A region from the Oryzias latipes chromosome 20, ASM223467v1 genome encodes:
- the pdk3 gene encoding pyruvate dehydrogenase kinase, isozyme 3 isoform X1: MRLFLSLLKNAHPKIEYYSRYSPSPLSIKQFLDFGRDNACEKTSYVFLRKELPVRLANTMREVNLLPDKLLSQPSVRLVQKWYMQSFVELLDYENRKPEDPHTLNDFLEVLIEIRNRHNDVVPTMAQGVIEYKEKFGFDPFVSSNIQYFLDRFYTNRISFRMLINQHTLLFGNDTNPAHPKHIGSIDPTCNVAEVVKDAYDTAKMLCEKYYFAAPELKIEEFNMKAPNKPIQVVYVPSHLFHMLFELFKNSMRATVELHENSAEGLPPVKTRVTLGKEDLSVKISDKGGGVPLRKIDRLFNYMYSTAPTPSLEPGAVPLAGFGYGLPISRLYARYFQGDLKLYSMEGVGTDAVIYLKALSSESFERLPVFNKSAWRHYKTSPEADDWSNPSKEPRDASKSIYKANR; this comes from the exons ATGAGGCTCTTTCTGTCTCTGCTCAAAAATGCCCACCCGAAAATCGAGTACTACTCCCGCTATTCCCCATCGCCGCTCTCCATCAAGCAGTTTTTGGATTTCG GAAGGGATAATGCATGTGAAAAAACCTCCTACGTGTTTCTGCGGAAGGAGCTGCCGGTGCGGTTGGCCAACACCATGAGAGAGGTTAACCTGCTGCCTGATAAACTGCTGAGTCAGCCCTCCGTCAGGTTGGTCCAGAAATG GTACATGCAGAGTTTTGTGGAGCTGCTGGACTATGAGAACAGGAAGCCAGAGGATCCTCACACTCTGAATGA ctTCCTTGAGGTCCTAATCGAGATCCGGAACCGGCACAACGATGTGGTTCCCACCATGGCTCAGGGAGTCATAGAGTACAAGGAGAAGTTTGGCTTCGACCCCTTTGTCAGCAGCAACATCCAGTATTTTCTCGACCGCTTTTACACCAACCGCATTTCTTTTCGCATGCTGATCAACCAGCACA CACTCCTGTTTGGTAACGACACCAACCCAGCCCATCCGAAGCACATTGGCAGCATCGATCCAACCTGCAATGTCGCCGAAGTTGTGAAGG ATGCCTATGACACTGCCAAGATGCTGTGTGAGAAGTACTACTTCGCAGCTCCAGAGCTCAAGATCGAGGAGTTTAACA TGAAGGCTCCTAATAAGCCCATCCAGGTGGTGTATGTCCCCTCTCACCTGTTCCACATGCTGTTTGAGCTCTTCAAG AATTCAATGAGGGCGACGGTGGAACTCCATGAGAACAGTGCAGAGGGATTACCCCCTGTGAAAACCAGAGTCACTTTGGGTAAAGAGGATCTCTCTGTAAAG ATCAGCGATAAAGGAGGAGGAGTACCTCTGAGGAAGATCGATCGTCTGTTTAACTACATGTACTCCACTGCCCCGACACCAAGCCTCGAGCCGGGAGCTGTACCACTG GCTGGTTTTGGCTATGGCTTACCGATCTCTAGACTCTATGCTCGGTACTTTCAGGGTGATCTGAAGCTCTACTCCATGGAGGGAGTTGGCACCGATGCTGTCATCTATCTGAAG GCTCTGTCTAGTGAATCCTTCGAGCGCTTGCCAGTCTTCAACAAATCAGCATGGAGGCATTACAAGACCAGCCCTGAGGCGGATGACTGGAGCAACCCCAGCAAAGAACCACGTGACGCCAGCAAGTCTATATACAAAGCCAACAGATAA
- the pcyt1b gene encoding choline-phosphate cytidylyltransferase B yields MEELEHTCPHPRTTLIEPAIFARETSCDCRAPHEKLTIEQARRGTPVDRPVRVYADGIFDLFHSGHARALMQAKNLFPNTYLLVGVCSDELTHKYKGFTVMTEQERYEALRHCRYVDEVLRDAPWTLTPKFLDKHKIDFVAHDDIPYSSAGSEDVYKHIKEAGMFVPTQRTEGISTSDIITRIVRDYDVYARRNLQRGYTAKELNVSYINEKKYRLQNQVDRMKEKVRTVEEKSKHFVCRVEEKSHDLIQKWEEKSREFIGNFLELFGPDGTWKQVLQERSGRMLSYALSPRESPCNSPPRELSPLRSPSPPSPPARWHNARPSPPTSPKGASASMSSMSEGDEDEN; encoded by the exons ATGGAGGAGCTTGAACACACCTGCCCTCATCCCCGAACG ACTCTCATCGAGCCTGCCATTTTTGCCAGGGAGACCAGCTGCGACTGTCGAGCACCTCACGAAAAGCTCACCATTGAGCAGGCCCGCAGAGGCACCCCAG TTGACCGGCCTGTCAGAGTCTATGCAGATGGCATCTTTGACCTGTTCCACTCTGGACATGCTCGCGCTCTCATGCAGGCCAAGAACCTTTTCCCCAACACCTACCTGCTAGTCGGAG TTTGCAGCGATGAGCTGACTCACAAATACAAAGGCTTCACGGTCATGACGGAGCAGGAACGGTATGAAGCGCTGAGACATTGCCGCTATGTTGATGAAGTTTTGAGAGACGCGCCATGGACTCTTACACCAAAGTTTCTGGATAAGCACAAG aTTGACTTTGTGGCTCATGATGACATCCCATATTCCTCAGCAGGAAGTGAGGATGTCTATAAACACATCAAAGAGGCAG GGATGTTTGTGCCCACACAAAGAACGGAGGGAATCTCAACTTCTGACATAATCACTCGAATTGTTCGAGACTATGATGTCTACGCCCGCCGCAATCTTCAGCGTGGTTACACAGCTAAGGAGCTTAATGTCAGCTACATCAAC GAGAAGAAGTACCGGCTACAGAACCAAGTAGACCGCATGAAAGAAAAAGTTCGCACAGTTGAGGAAAAGagcaaacattttgtttgccGCGTGGAGGAGAAAAGTCACGACCTGATTCAGAAATGGGAGGAGAAATCTAGAGAATTCATTGGCAACTTCCTAGAACTTTTTGGACCTGATGGGACATGG AAACAAGTGCTTCAGGAACGCAGCGGCCGTATGCTGTCCTACGCTCTGTCCCCTAGAGAGTCGCCCTGCAACAGTCCTCCCCGTGAACTGTCCCCCCTGCGATCTCCCTCACCTCCGTCCCCCCCGGCTCGCTGGCACAACGCACGGCCTTCGCCCCCCACCTCCCCTAAAGGAGCATCCGCCTCCATGAGCAGCATGAGTGAAGGCGATGAGGATGAGAACTAG
- the pdk3 gene encoding pyruvate dehydrogenase kinase, isozyme 3 isoform X2, translating to MRLFLSLLKNAHPKIEYYSRYSPSPLSIKQFLDFGRDNACEKTSYVFLRKELPVRLANTMREVNLLPDKLLSQPSVRLVQKWYMQSFVELLDYENRKPEDPHTLNDFLEVLIEIRNRHNDVVPTMAQGVIEYKEKFGFDPFVSSNIQYFLDRFYTNRISFRMLINQHTLLFGNDTNPAHPKHIGSIDPTCNVAEVVKDAYDTAKMLCEKYYFAAPELKIEEFNMKAPNKPIQVVYVPSHLFHMLFELFKNSMRATVELHENSAEGLPPVKTRVTLGKEDLSVKGDLKLYSMEGVGTDAVIYLKALSSESFERLPVFNKSAWRHYKTSPEADDWSNPSKEPRDASKSIYKANR from the exons ATGAGGCTCTTTCTGTCTCTGCTCAAAAATGCCCACCCGAAAATCGAGTACTACTCCCGCTATTCCCCATCGCCGCTCTCCATCAAGCAGTTTTTGGATTTCG GAAGGGATAATGCATGTGAAAAAACCTCCTACGTGTTTCTGCGGAAGGAGCTGCCGGTGCGGTTGGCCAACACCATGAGAGAGGTTAACCTGCTGCCTGATAAACTGCTGAGTCAGCCCTCCGTCAGGTTGGTCCAGAAATG GTACATGCAGAGTTTTGTGGAGCTGCTGGACTATGAGAACAGGAAGCCAGAGGATCCTCACACTCTGAATGA ctTCCTTGAGGTCCTAATCGAGATCCGGAACCGGCACAACGATGTGGTTCCCACCATGGCTCAGGGAGTCATAGAGTACAAGGAGAAGTTTGGCTTCGACCCCTTTGTCAGCAGCAACATCCAGTATTTTCTCGACCGCTTTTACACCAACCGCATTTCTTTTCGCATGCTGATCAACCAGCACA CACTCCTGTTTGGTAACGACACCAACCCAGCCCATCCGAAGCACATTGGCAGCATCGATCCAACCTGCAATGTCGCCGAAGTTGTGAAGG ATGCCTATGACACTGCCAAGATGCTGTGTGAGAAGTACTACTTCGCAGCTCCAGAGCTCAAGATCGAGGAGTTTAACA TGAAGGCTCCTAATAAGCCCATCCAGGTGGTGTATGTCCCCTCTCACCTGTTCCACATGCTGTTTGAGCTCTTCAAG AATTCAATGAGGGCGACGGTGGAACTCCATGAGAACAGTGCAGAGGGATTACCCCCTGTGAAAACCAGAGTCACTTTGGGTAAAGAGGATCTCTCTGTAAAG GGTGATCTGAAGCTCTACTCCATGGAGGGAGTTGGCACCGATGCTGTCATCTATCTGAAG GCTCTGTCTAGTGAATCCTTCGAGCGCTTGCCAGTCTTCAACAAATCAGCATGGAGGCATTACAAGACCAGCCCTGAGGCGGATGACTGGAGCAACCCCAGCAAAGAACCACGTGACGCCAGCAAGTCTATATACAAAGCCAACAGATAA
- the LOC101166261 gene encoding organic solute transporter subunit alpha yields MDNGSLRGIDPNCTGQPPLAVDIILGLDVFGTILYAILTFMTAVSMLVFIEECIYIYKKVPPNKKSVIIWVTGAAPIICTMSCLGMWIPRSTMYTDMTSACYFAIVVFKFLIMMLEEIGGDQAFLRRMGKHTLRISTGPCCCCCPCLPHVAITPRTLFLLKLGSFQFALLKVVFTILSIVLHTNGNFVLTDLSITGAVMWINPFVGILTVIALWPVAIIFMHLRTTLQTVKIIPKYAMYQLVLILTQLQSAIINILAINGVIACSPPFSSVARGYMLSQQLLILEMFIITLVTRMLYRRQYDPLPVEDLDDNENTKMVVIPDSA; encoded by the exons ATGGATAACGGATCCCTTCGAGGCATTGACCCGAACTGCACCGGCCAACCTCCTCTGGCCGTCGACATCATCCTGG GGCTGGACGTTTTTGGCACCATCCTGTATGCCATCCTCACTTTCATGACCGCGGTTTCCATGCTGGTCTTCATAGAAGAATGTATATACATCTATAAAAAAGTGCCTCCCAATAAGAAGAGTGTGATCATTTGGGTGACTGGAGCAGCACCG atcATCTGCACCATGTCGTGTCTGGGGATGTGGATTCCCAGATCCACCATGTATACCGATATGACTTCAGCTTG TTATTTCGCCATCGTGGTGTTTAAGTTCCTGATCATGATGCTGGAGGAGATCGGAGGCGATCAGGCCTTCCTGCGGCGGATGGGAAAACACACGCTAAGGATTAGCACCGggccttgctgctgctgctgcccctGCCTCCCACATGTGGCCATCACACC ACGGACACTCTTCCTCCTTAAACTTGGCTCCTTCCAGTTTGCCCTCCTGAAGGTTGTCTTCACCATTCTCTCTATTGTCCTCCACACTAACGGGAACTTTGTCCTGACGGAT TTGAGCATCACAGGAGCTGTTATGTGGATTAACCCCTTTGTGGGCATCTTGACAGTCATTGCTTTGTGGCCTGTGGCCATCATATTCATGCACCTAAGGACCACTCTGCAGACAGTTAAGATAATCCCCAAATACGCCATGTACCAG ctGGTCCTGATCCTGACACAGCTGCAGTCAGCTATCATCAACATCTTGGCGATAAATGGAGTCATCGCCTGCTCGCCGCCATTTTCCTCCGTAGCCAGGGGATACA TGCTCAGCCAGCAGCTCCTTATCCTGGAGATGTTCATCATCACTCTGGTTACGCGGATGCTGTACCGAAGGCAGTATGACCCTTTGCCCGTCGAAGATCTAGACGACAACGAAAACACAAAGATGGTGGTGATACCGGACTCTGCGTGA